One stretch of Halobaculum marinum DNA includes these proteins:
- a CDS encoding 3-keto-5-aminohexanoate cleavage protein translates to MTYDEYLDGKPVVVTAALTGGIQGKEAHPDLPETPDEIAAAAAAVEAAGAAVVHLHARRDNGERAFSTERFQAVTDAVRDATDDVIVQHSTGGTAAPDALRAEPLRTDPAPEMASLDMGPMNRGRRLTSENTRDTIDGLHAEMRERGIKPELEVFNNGHLNESFRILDDLADPPYLNLIFGPGTLAPPSPANLQRMVDQLPERAEFNVIGFGPHQLPLTTQSLLLGGHVRVGLEDNSYLRKGELATNEALVERTVRIAEELGRPVASPAEARDLLGVESRR, encoded by the coding sequence ATGACGTACGATGAGTACCTCGACGGGAAGCCGGTCGTCGTCACCGCGGCGCTCACGGGCGGCATCCAGGGGAAGGAGGCGCACCCGGACCTCCCCGAGACGCCCGATGAGATCGCCGCAGCGGCCGCCGCGGTCGAGGCGGCGGGGGCGGCGGTCGTCCACCTCCATGCCCGGCGCGACAACGGGGAGCGGGCGTTCTCGACCGAGCGGTTCCAGGCGGTGACCGACGCCGTCCGCGACGCGACCGACGACGTGATCGTCCAGCACTCGACCGGCGGCACCGCCGCGCCGGACGCGCTCCGGGCGGAGCCGTTGCGCACCGACCCGGCGCCGGAGATGGCGAGCCTCGACATGGGACCGATGAACCGCGGGCGGCGGCTGACGAGCGAGAACACCCGCGACACCATCGACGGCCTCCACGCCGAGATGCGCGAGCGGGGGATCAAGCCGGAGTTGGAGGTGTTCAACAACGGCCACCTGAACGAGTCGTTCCGCATCCTCGACGATCTGGCGGACCCGCCGTACCTGAACCTCATCTTCGGGCCGGGGACGCTCGCGCCGCCGTCGCCCGCGAACCTCCAGCGGATGGTCGACCAACTCCCAGAGCGAGCGGAGTTCAACGTGATCGGCTTCGGCCCCCACCAACTCCCGTTGACGACTCAGTCGCTGCTCCTCGGTGGGCACGTCCGGGTCGGCTTGGAGGACAACAGCTACCTGCGGAAGGGGGAACTCGCCACCAACGAGGCGCTCGTCGAGCGCACCGTCCGGATCGCCGAGGAACTCGGTCGGCCGGTGGCCTCGCCCGCGGAGGCGCGCGACCTGCTCGGCGTGGAGTCTCGCCGCTGA
- a CDS encoding DUF456 domain-containing protein, producing the protein MVDLVTVLALVLLVGAVAGSVVPLVPAGPLSVAGVLVYFLFAPPSAPSLGVGWLVAFALVGTVAFGVEHLGGPLASRAGGAETSTMVFAGVASLVLFFVVGPLGIVLGTVAVVLGAELRAGKAPRPAVRAAAYTVVGMLASSVAQFVLTLSILVAFLVVVYVV; encoded by the coding sequence ATGGTTGACCTCGTGACCGTCCTCGCGCTCGTCCTCCTCGTCGGCGCCGTCGCCGGGAGCGTCGTCCCGCTGGTGCCGGCGGGACCGCTGTCGGTCGCGGGCGTCCTCGTCTACTTCCTGTTCGCGCCGCCGTCGGCGCCGTCACTCGGTGTCGGGTGGCTCGTCGCGTTCGCCCTCGTCGGGACGGTGGCCTTCGGCGTCGAACACCTCGGCGGGCCACTCGCCTCGCGCGCTGGCGGCGCCGAGACCTCGACGATGGTGTTCGCGGGGGTCGCCTCGCTGGTGCTGTTCTTCGTCGTCGGACCGCTCGGTATCGTCCTCGGCACCGTGGCGGTCGTCCTCGGCGCGGAGTTGCGCGCTGGGAAAGCGCCGCGACCGGCCGTCCGCGCCGCCGCCTACACCGTCGTCGGGATGCTCGCCTCCTCGGTCGCGCAGTTCGTGCTGACGCTGTCGATTCTCGTCGCGTTCCTGGTGGTCGTGTACGTCGTCTGA
- a CDS encoding amidase codes for MRGDSPSDAAQRARRDADRVADLGGDDTAPAFEPATPTERSDPFDAFATAARAPRLGGGSLSDVRVATKDNVAVAGLVHDAGTDALGWEPAADATVVERLRAAGAEFVGTTRMDALALGVTGEACRAGATRNPAAEGCVPGGSSSGSAAAVAGGLADAALGTDTGGSVRLPAACCGVVGVMPTYDRVPRTGVLDLAPTLDHVGVVATDVKTAALTLDAVSGADPIRPTTAAASQTTALEALDAPLGRLRIGVPEPFVEVAGPCVTATFEETVTGLSGLPGATVERLAFPEHGDAEFVNQVHTLAEFARVLDADGQPVGDGRAAAARSALASDVAELGVPERVERLVARGRALVQETDAYAEAWDARRRLVRRTQSCLDRVDVLVTPTVPTMPPAFGAVGDEDGDAVRPGELLANTAPFNCTGNPAVSVPCGSAEGLPVGLQVVAPLGDDETALRVARAVESVT; via the coding sequence ATGAGGGGTGACTCGCCGTCCGACGCCGCACAGCGAGCGCGGCGAGATGCCGACCGCGTCGCCGACCTCGGGGGAGACGACACCGCCCCCGCGTTCGAGCCGGCCACCCCGACCGAGCGGTCGGACCCGTTCGACGCGTTCGCGACCGCCGCCCGCGCACCACGACTCGGTGGGGGGTCGCTCTCGGACGTTCGTGTGGCGACGAAGGACAACGTCGCCGTCGCGGGACTCGTGCACGACGCCGGGACGGACGCACTGGGGTGGGAGCCGGCGGCGGACGCGACCGTCGTCGAACGACTGCGTGCGGCTGGCGCCGAGTTCGTCGGGACGACCCGGATGGACGCACTCGCACTCGGCGTCACCGGCGAGGCGTGTCGCGCCGGGGCGACGCGCAACCCCGCCGCCGAGGGGTGCGTGCCGGGCGGGTCGTCGAGCGGGTCCGCGGCGGCGGTCGCGGGCGGACTCGCAGACGCGGCGCTCGGCACCGACACCGGCGGGAGCGTCCGTCTGCCGGCGGCCTGTTGCGGCGTCGTCGGCGTGATGCCGACGTACGACCGCGTGCCGCGCACGGGCGTGCTCGACCTCGCGCCGACGCTCGACCACGTAGGCGTAGTAGCGACTGACGTGAAGACCGCCGCGCTGACGCTCGACGCCGTCTCCGGGGCGGACCCGATCCGTCCGACGACGGCGGCGGCGTCCCAGACGACCGCGCTGGAGGCGTTGGACGCCCCGCTCGGTCGACTGCGGATCGGGGTGCCAGAGCCGTTCGTCGAGGTCGCCGGTCCGTGCGTGACGGCGACCTTCGAGGAGACCGTGACCGGCTTGTCTGGACTCCCGGGAGCCACCGTCGAGCGGCTGGCGTTCCCCGAACACGGGGACGCCGAGTTCGTGAACCAGGTGCACACGCTCGCAGAGTTCGCACGTGTCCTCGACGCCGACGGCCAACCGGTCGGCGACGGTCGTGCGGCGGCGGCGCGGTCGGCGCTCGCGAGCGACGTCGCGGAGTTGGGCGTCCCCGAGCGGGTCGAGCGACTCGTCGCTCGCGGGCGGGCGTTGGTCCAGGAGACGGACGCCTACGCCGAGGCGTGGGACGCACGGCGACGGCTCGTCCGGCGGACGCAGTCGTGTCTCGACCGCGTCGACGTGCTCGTGACGCCGACGGTGCCGACGATGCCCCCGGCGTTCGGCGCGGTGGGCGACGAGGACGGCGACGCCGTTCGCCCCGGGGAGTTGCTCGCGAACACCGCGCCGTTCAACTGCACGGGGAACCCGGCGGTGTCGGTGCCGTGTGGATCGGCCGAGGGGCTGCCGGTCGGACTACAGGTCGTCGCCCCGCTCGGCGACGACGAGACGGCGCTCCGCGTCGCGCGGGCTGTCGAGTCGGTCACGTAA
- a CDS encoding HD domain-containing protein: protein MTTIKDSVHDHISVDGVAADLLDTGPVQRLRRIAQLGTVKLVYPSANHTRFEHSLGVYHLADRALDSIGIEGVEAERVRAAALLHDIGHAPFSHNVEELIHRHTGLYHDDVHDLLVETEVGDVLETHDLDPERVAGLIAGEGKYGQLVSGELDVDRMDYLVRDAHHTGVPYGTIDHERLIRELTFADGDLVLDEGNVQTAESLLMARALMTPTVYAHPVARISKAMLRRATERLLATPDLDAAQVRRMDDYDLITALRMTPDTAEFAERYDRRDLYKRAVWAEYDDTPDALREADHEAIRALEADIADRAEVPAAEVVLDVPGEPSMTESTSEVLVNGDIRRLGDHSPLVDGLRTAQKQQWRMGVYTVADATERVGKAAVDVLGLDLDGTLVSDVRRRVNASLDEFDAGAGAGTVE, encoded by the coding sequence ATGACGACGATCAAAGACTCCGTCCACGACCACATCTCCGTGGACGGCGTCGCGGCGGACCTCCTCGACACGGGGCCGGTCCAGCGATTGCGTCGGATCGCCCAACTCGGCACGGTGAAACTGGTGTACCCCTCCGCGAACCACACCCGCTTCGAGCACTCGCTCGGCGTGTACCACCTCGCCGACCGCGCGCTCGACTCCATCGGCATCGAGGGTGTCGAGGCCGAGCGCGTCCGTGCGGCGGCCCTCCTCCACGACATCGGACACGCGCCGTTCAGCCACAACGTCGAGGAGTTGATCCACCGCCACACCGGCCTCTACCACGACGACGTGCACGACCTGCTCGTCGAGACGGAGGTCGGCGACGTGCTGGAGACCCACGACCTCGACCCCGAGCGGGTGGCGGGGCTCATCGCCGGCGAGGGGAAGTACGGCCAACTGGTCTCCGGAGAGTTGGACGTCGACCGCATGGACTACCTCGTTCGCGACGCCCACCACACCGGCGTCCCCTACGGCACCATCGACCACGAGCGACTCATTCGGGAGTTGACGTTCGCCGACGGCGACCTCGTGCTCGACGAGGGGAACGTCCAGACCGCCGAGTCGCTGCTGATGGCGCGCGCGCTGATGACGCCCACCGTGTACGCCCACCCGGTCGCGCGCATCTCGAAGGCGATGCTCCGCCGGGCGACCGAGCGCCTGCTCGCGACGCCCGACCTCGACGCCGCTCAGGTGCGCCGGATGGACGACTACGACCTGATCACGGCGCTGCGCATGACGCCCGACACGGCGGAGTTCGCCGAGCGCTACGACCGCCGCGACCTCTACAAGCGCGCCGTCTGGGCGGAGTACGACGACACCCCCGACGCACTCCGGGAGGCCGACCACGAGGCGATCCGAGCGTTGGAGGCCGACATCGCCGACCGCGCCGAGGTGCCCGCCGCAGAGGTCGTCCTCGACGTGCCCGGGGAGCCATCGATGACGGAGTCCACCTCCGAGGTGCTGGTGAACGGCGACATCCGCCGTCTCGGGGACCACTCGCCGCTCGTCGACGGCCTGCGCACCGCCCAGAAACAGCAGTGGCGCATGGGCGTGTACACCGTCGCGGACGCGACCGAGCGCGTCGGCAAAGCCGCCGTCGACGTGCTCGGTCTCGACCTGGACGGGACGCTCGTCTCCGACGTGCGCCGCCGGGTGAACGCCAGCCTCGACGAGTTCGACGCCGGGGCGGGTGCGGGGACAGTCGAATGA
- a CDS encoding dehydratase, whose amino-acid sequence MHPDDLPDPGTVLRHERTFTVDDVRAFADVSGDRGEHHEQPDEDGRLLVHGLLTATLPTKIGGDLDVLAREMTYEFVRPVYTGQPITCEVTIEEVTPRGDRADLDADIVCFRRDTEEVVLTGGFEGVVLA is encoded by the coding sequence ATGCACCCCGACGACCTCCCGGACCCGGGCACCGTCCTCCGCCACGAACGCACCTTCACCGTCGACGACGTACGGGCGTTCGCCGACGTGTCCGGCGATCGCGGCGAGCATCACGAACAGCCAGACGAGGACGGACGGCTGCTCGTCCACGGCCTGCTCACGGCGACGCTCCCGACGAAGATCGGCGGCGACCTCGACGTACTCGCGCGCGAGATGACGTACGAGTTCGTCCGGCCCGTCTACACTGGTCAGCCGATCACCTGTGAGGTGACCATCGAGGAGGTGACGCCCCGCGGTGACCGCGCCGATCTGGACGCGGATATCGTCTGTTTCCGACGCGACACCGAGGAGGTCGTCCTCACGGGCGGGTTCGAGGGCGTCGTCTTGGCGTGA
- a CDS encoding amidohydrolase family protein, producing MSEAETYEGTVLVGRDFEAVEGRVVVEDGTIVAVEEASVDSDDIVCPAFVNAHTHIGDSVAKEAGRGLDLDALVAPPDGLKHRILRNTPDEELVAAMRRSLRYMHATGTTAHVEFREGGVAGVDAIAAAVEDLPIESVVLGRETVEAMEHPFAAGFGASGARDADFDAERAATREAGKLFGIHAGERDHHDVDAAMDLDPDHIVHMVHPEQHQLDRLEAEGWPVVVCPRSNLVTGVGVPPLRELLDRTTVALGTDNVMLDSPSMFREMEFTAKLTDASAVEVLRMATVNGAEVAGLNCGVIEEGRDARLLVLDGDTDNLAGVRDPVRAVVRRAGQGDVKTVT from the coding sequence ATGAGCGAGGCGGAGACGTACGAGGGGACGGTGCTCGTCGGCCGCGACTTCGAGGCGGTCGAGGGCCGCGTCGTCGTCGAGGACGGCACTATCGTCGCCGTCGAGGAGGCGAGCGTCGACAGCGACGACATCGTCTGCCCGGCGTTCGTGAACGCTCACACCCACATCGGCGACTCCGTCGCGAAGGAGGCGGGTCGTGGTCTCGACCTCGACGCGCTCGTCGCTCCGCCGGACGGCCTGAAACACCGGATCCTTCGGAACACGCCCGACGAGGAACTTGTCGCCGCGATGCGCCGATCGCTTCGCTACATGCACGCGACCGGGACGACCGCGCACGTGGAGTTCCGCGAGGGCGGCGTGGCCGGCGTCGACGCCATCGCGGCGGCGGTCGAGGACCTCCCGATCGAGTCGGTCGTCCTCGGGCGTGAGACGGTCGAGGCGATGGAACACCCGTTCGCCGCGGGGTTCGGTGCCAGCGGCGCGCGCGACGCCGACTTCGACGCCGAGCGTGCGGCCACGCGCGAGGCCGGCAAACTGTTCGGCATCCACGCCGGCGAGCGCGACCACCACGACGTCGACGCGGCGATGGATCTGGACCCAGACCACATCGTCCACATGGTCCACCCCGAGCAGCACCAACTGGACCGCTTAGAGGCCGAGGGCTGGCCCGTCGTCGTCTGCCCGCGGTCGAACCTCGTCACCGGCGTCGGCGTCCCGCCCCTCCGCGAGTTGCTCGACCGGACCACGGTGGCGCTCGGCACGGACAACGTGATGCTCGACAGCCCGTCGATGTTCCGCGAGATGGAGTTTACCGCGAAGCTGACGGACGCGAGCGCCGTGGAGGTGCTCCGGATGGCGACGGTCAACGGCGCCGAGGTGGCGGGGCTGAACTGTGGCGTCATCGAGGAGGGGCGCGACGCCCGCCTGCTCGTACTCGACGGCGACACGGACAACCTCGCCGGCGTCCGCGACCCCGTGCGGGCGGTCGTGCGGCGCGCCGGGCAGGGCGACGTGAAGACGGTGACGTGA